Proteins encoded in a region of the Acidimicrobiales bacterium genome:
- a CDS encoding FAD-dependent oxidoreductase produces MSERTVVIVGAGFAGLSAAETLRAEGFEGRVILVGDEVHPPYSRPPLSKGVLRGETPPEATAFHAASWYDDNAVDLVLGSRATVLRPAERRLDLADGRSLPYDRLLLATGGRARTLDVPGADLPGVHTLRTLDDALTIRERLSPDVPVVVVGAGFIGAEVAASARTLGCEVTLLEIADLPLGRVLGPEVGRVYAAMHRDHGVDLRCGVGVERIAGDDQVRQVVATDGSVHEAAVVVVGVGMTPETDVGRTASATAGNGIVVDDRCRTSVPDVYAAGDVALHPNPVLGVTLRVEQWQNAQHQAQAAARNMLGRDVPFAEVPWFWSDQYDVNLQMAGLPGPDDTAVFRGDVDALDFSVFYLRDGAVRGVAGVNRALDVRAGRRLIAGGAVVTAGELADESCDLRGLTGARAGAR; encoded by the coding sequence GTGAGCGAACGAACCGTGGTCATCGTGGGCGCCGGATTCGCGGGCCTGTCGGCCGCCGAGACCCTGCGCGCCGAGGGCTTCGAGGGCCGGGTGATCCTCGTGGGCGACGAGGTCCACCCGCCCTACAGCCGGCCACCCCTCTCCAAGGGCGTGCTGCGCGGGGAGACGCCGCCCGAGGCGACGGCCTTCCACGCCGCCTCCTGGTACGACGACAACGCCGTCGACCTGGTGCTCGGCAGCCGCGCCACCGTCCTGCGCCCGGCCGAACGCCGGCTCGACCTGGCCGACGGCCGGTCGCTCCCCTACGACCGGCTGCTGCTGGCCACGGGCGGCCGCGCCCGCACGCTCGACGTGCCCGGCGCCGACCTGCCGGGCGTGCACACGCTGCGCACCCTCGACGACGCGCTCACCATCCGGGAGCGGCTCTCGCCCGACGTCCCGGTCGTCGTGGTCGGCGCGGGCTTCATCGGCGCCGAGGTGGCGGCGTCGGCGCGCACCCTGGGGTGCGAGGTGACGCTGCTGGAGATAGCCGACCTGCCGCTGGGGCGGGTGCTCGGCCCCGAGGTCGGCCGGGTCTACGCGGCGATGCACCGGGACCACGGGGTCGACCTGCGGTGCGGCGTCGGCGTCGAGCGCATCGCCGGCGACGACCAGGTGCGCCAGGTGGTCGCCACCGACGGGTCGGTCCACGAGGCTGCCGTCGTCGTGGTCGGCGTGGGGATGACGCCCGAGACCGACGTCGGGAGGACGGCGTCGGCCACCGCCGGCAACGGGATCGTCGTCGACGACCGGTGCCGCACCTCCGTGCCCGACGTCTACGCCGCCGGCGACGTCGCCTTGCACCCCAACCCCGTCCTCGGGGTGACGCTGCGGGTGGAGCAGTGGCAGAACGCCCAGCACCAGGCCCAGGCCGCCGCCCGCAACATGCTGGGCCGGGACGTGCCCTTCGCCGAGGTGCCCTGGTTCTGGTCGGACCAGTACGACGTGAACCTGCAGATGGCCGGCCTTCCCGGCCCCGACGACACGGCGGTCTTCCGCGGCGACGTCGACGCGCTGGACTTCAGCGTCTTCTACCTGCGCGACGGCGCCGTCCGGGGCGTCGCCGGCGTCAACCGGGCGCTCGACGTCCGGGCCGGCCGCCGGCTGATCGCCGGGGGGGCGGTCGTGACGGCGGGTGAGCTCGCCGACGAGTCGTGCGACCTGCGAGGGCTCACCGGTGCGCGGGCCGGAGCCCGCTAG